GTATTAACACGTTTGACGTTGGTCCGGAAATGGACACGTATGAGGCAATCGTTCATGTTGAGGAATCAGGCGAATTTGATCTCTTGTTCGGCCTCGGCAGAGATGAAGATGACCCTGAATTGGATGTTCCTTATTCGATCACACTTGATAATGTCAGATTGGTACCTGTTAAGGCAGCTGAAGAAGAATTACCGCAATATGACGATGTTCCAGCGGATCACTGGGCTGCGCATTACATTCAGACGCTTTCAGCAGCAAATGTGATCCAAGGTCACAGCGCTAATGAGTTCAGACCTTCGGAGCAGATTACACGCGGACAGTTTATCGCACTCCTCGTGAGGCAAGCGGGACTCGAAGCCAGTGAAGCAGGTGAGACAGTCTTCACAGATCAACACGGCGTGCTTTCTGACGAGATTACTGCAGCAGCTGAGGCGGGTATCGTTCTCGGCAGACCGGATGGCACATTCGGGCAGGATGAGTATATTACGCGTGAAGAGATGGCAATTATGCTTGTCAGAGCATATGAAGAGATGACGGATGAAGCATTGCCTGCAGATATGGAACTTGAGTACAAAGATCTCGACCATATCGGCGCAACAGCATTGCCTTATGTCACAGCAATTACGCAAGCTGGTGTTCTTGAAGGAACAGGCGGCGGACACTTCCTTCCTAAGAATTACACGCTTCGTGATCAAGCTGCAAAAGCAATTTATTACTACCTTGAGATAATGAATTAAAGCATCATCAAGCGGGACAGCCAAATGGCTGTCCCGCTTTTTTATCGTTATTTCGCTGACAGTCCGCCGTCGATCCGGTACTGACTGCCGGTGATGAACTTGGACTCATCGGAGGCGAGGAAGAGCGTGAGGTTGGCGATCTCTTCATTGGTGGCATACCGGTGCATGGGGATGCCTTCCTCCTGGGCCTTCTTCACGGCTTCACCTTGACCGGGCGCAAAGCCTTCCTCGAGGGAACGCATCATTCGGTTGTCCACCGGGGACGGATGAATGGAATTGACCCGTACGTTGTACTCCGCAGCTTCGAGGGCGGCAGTTTTCGTCGCACCGATGACGGCATGTTTACTCGTGACGTAAGGCAGAACCCCTGCAGCACCAATAAAGCCCGCAACGGAAGAATTATTGATGATGCTTCCGCTTTTCTCTTTCATCATGACAGGAAGGACATGCTTCATCCCGAGCCAGACCCCTTTAACGTTGACGTCCATGACGAGGTCGTATTCTTCTTCGGTTTGTTCCGTGAGCGGCTTGACCTTTCCTTCCGTTCCGGCGTTGTTGAAGAAGATATCTATAGTGCCAAATGCCTTGACCGTCTCATCCACATAGTGCTTTACTTCCGCTTC
This genomic window from [Bacillus] selenitireducens MLS10 contains:
- a CDS encoding SDR family NAD(P)-dependent oxidoreductase; amino-acid sequence: MTKRLDGKVAIITGGTGGIGKETALLFLKHGAKVSLVDINEGALDEVKKELGQFGDVITVKADVRNEAEVKHYVDETVKAFGTIDIFFNNAGTEGKVKPLTEQTEEEYDLVMDVNVKGVWLGMKHVLPVMMKEKSGSIINNSSVAGFIGAAGVLPYVTSKHAVIGATKTAALEAAEYNVRVNSIHPSPVDNRMMRSLEEGFAPGQGEAVKKAQEEGIPMHRYATNEEIANLTLFLASDESKFITGSQYRIDGGLSAK